Within the Actinomycetota bacterium genome, the region GAACTGGTCGATCGCCCGGTAGACGTAGTGCCACTGGCCCGCGACCTTGACGTAGGTCTCGTCGACCTGCCAGCGGTCGCCGACCGCGTGCCGGCAGGGCCGGGCGGCCTCGGCGAGCAGCGGCGTGAACCGTTGCACCCAGCGGTAGACCGTGACGTGGTCGACCTCGACGCCTCGCTCAGCGAGCAGCTCCTCGACGTCGCGATAGGACAGACCGAAGCGGAGATACCAGCGGACCGCCAGCACGATCACATCGGGCGGGAAGCGGAAGCCGGCGAAGGCAGATCGCGGGACGGGAGCAGGGCGAGGCCGAGTTCTCATGCCAGCAGTCTCACCGCCCAGGCACGGTCACGAAGAACGCAACAGAGCCTGAAGGCCAATGCCGCGGGCCGGCGGCGTCCCCGATCAGCGAGTGAGCTCCGTGCTGAGCCTGGATCCACCGAAGCATCAGCGAAACTCGATAGTATCTCCGCA harbors:
- a CDS encoding IS6 family transposase — protein: MRTRPRPAPVPRSAFAGFRFPPDVIVLAVRWYLRFGLSYRDVEELLAERGVEVDHVTVYRWVQRFTPLLAEAARPCRHAVGDRWQVDETYVKVAGQWHYVYRAIDQF